The following proteins come from a genomic window of Lemur catta isolate mLemCat1 chromosome 4, mLemCat1.pri, whole genome shotgun sequence:
- the INO80B gene encoding INO80 complex subunit B, with translation MSKLWRRGSTSGAMEAPEPGEALELSLAGAHGHGVHKKKHKKHKKKHKKKHHQEEEAGPTQPSPAKPQLKLKIKLGGQVLGTKSVPTFTVIPEGPRSPSPLMVVDNEEEPMEGVPLEQYRAWLDEDSNLSPSPLRDLSGGIGGQEEEEEQRWLDALEKGELDDNGDLKKEINERLLTARQRALLQKARSQPSPMLPLPVAGGCPAPALTEEMLLKREERARKRRLQAARRAEEHKNQTIERLTKTAAPSGRGGRGATRGERRGGRAAAPAPMVRYSSGAQGSTLSFPPGVPAPAALSQRPSPSGPPPRCSVPGCPHPRRYACSRTGQALCSLQCYRINLQMRLGGPEGPGSPLLAT, from the exons ATGAGTAAGCTGTGGCGGCGCGGGAGCACCTCTGGGGCTATGGAGGCCCCTGAGCCGG GGGAAGCCCTGGAGTTGAGCCTGGCGGGTGCCCACGGCCACGGAGTGCACAAGAAGAAGCACAAGAAGCACAAGAAGAAACACAAGAAGAAACACCATCAGGAAGAGGAGGCCGGGCCCACGCAGCCGTCTCCTGCGAAGCCCCAGCTCAAACTTAAAATCAAGCTGGGAGGGCAGGTCCTGGGCACCAAGAG TGTTCCTACCTTCACTGTGATCCCAGAGGGGCCCCGCTCACCCTCTCCTCTTATGGTTGTGGATAATGAAGAGGAACCTATGGAAGGAGTCCCCCTTGAACAGTACCGTGCCTGGCTGG ATGAAGACAGTAATCTGTCCCCCTCCCCACTTCGGGACCTGTCAGGGGGGATAGGGggtcaggaggaagaggaggaacagAGGTGGCTGGATGCCCTGGAGAAGGGGGAGCTAGATGACAATGGAGATCTCAAGAAGGAGATAAATGAGCGGCTGCTCACTGCTCGACAA cgAGCCCTGCTCCAGAAGGCGAGGAGTCAACCTTCCCCGATGCTGCCGCTGCCTGTAGCAGGTGGCTGTCCAGCCCCAGCTCTCACCGAGGAGATGCTGCTGAAGCGCGAGGAGCGGGCGCGCAAGCGGCGGCTGCAGGCGGCGCGGCGGGCGGAGGAGCACAAGAACCAGACTATCGAGCGCCTCACCAAGACTGCGGCGCCCAGCGGGCGGGGAGGCCGGGGGGCTACACGGGGCGAGCGGCGGGGAGGGCGGGCCGCGGCTCCGGCCCCCATGGTGCGCTACAGCAGTGGAGCCCAGGGTTCCACCCTTTCTTTCCCACCCGGCGTCCCCGCCCCCGCGGCATTGTCTCAGCGGCCATCCCCATCAGGCCCTCCTCCGCGCTGCTCTGTCCCCGGCTGCCCCCACCCGCGCCGTTACGCCTGTTCCCGCACCGGCCAGGCGCTCTGCAGTCTTCAGTGCTACCGCATCAATCTGCAGATGCGGCTCGGGGGGCCCGAAGGCCCAGGATCCCCCCTTTTGGCTACTTAA
- the TTC31 gene encoding LOW QUALITY PROTEIN: tetratricopeptide repeat protein 31 (The sequence of the model RefSeq protein was modified relative to this genomic sequence to represent the inferred CDS: inserted 1 base in 1 codon) — MAPTPKTAGRIKLDCTLRPGCPLEVAAVPKLCKEFGPEDYREEDIEDFLQRLVESDPQGLHRIRVDGSSGRLQLWHHDYLLDHFSDEGKTTGQSDRGKGAEDLGTYCGFHRSFLYPPQGPEPCRQSPPASDSLLQVALPQKLLVTEEEANRLAEELVAEEERMKQKAEKKRLKKKRQKERKRQERLEQDYGEPKARATTDGDESTPSSPGDPAPGQCSEEEDSLDLSSTFVSLALRKVGDWAPSTRREKTLSQKPQGRGPGPQEKTDQEEGNLPREERPRQSPKPQASPGLLAAALQRSQELAKLGTSFAQNGFYQEAVVLFTQAMKLNPQDHRLFGNRSFCHERLSQPVRALADAQVALTLRPGWPRGLFRLGKALMGLQRFEEAAAIFQETLRGGPQPDAARELHSCLLQLTLQDQRGGICVPPLSTGVPQPLSHAELGASGLLPISRPPSTAPGVPGHLSPPLHYLPCHLSHPTGPFPQTHSRRPXPLHLQDPSKGWGVLGLGPQHLPQAR; from the exons ATGGCGCCGACTCCGAAGACTGCAGGGCGAATCAAGCTAG ATTGCACTCTGCGGCCTGGCTGCCCGCTGGAGGTCGCTGCTGTCCCCAAACTCTGCAAGGAATTCGGTCCAGAGGACTACCGCGAAGAG gacATAGAGGATTTTCTTCAACGGCTTGTGGAGAGTGATCCCCAGGGCCTGCACCGGATCCGTGTGGATGGGAGCAGCGGGCGGCTGCAGCTGTGGCACCATG ATTACCTCCTGGACCATTTCAGTGATGAGGGGAAAACAACTGGACAGAGTGACAGGGGCAAGGGGGCTGAGGACCTGGGCACCTACTGTGGTTTCCACAGGTCCTTCCTATACCCTCCCCAAGGGCCTGAGCCCTGCCGTCAAAGCCCCCCTGCCTCAGACAGCCTGCTTCAGGTGGCCCTGCCCCAGAAGCTCCTGGTGACTGAAGAG gaagccaacCGCCTGGCAGAGGAGCTGGTGGCTGAGGAGGAGCGGAtgaaacagaaagcagagaaaaaacgACTCAAGAAGAAG CGTCAAAAGGAACGAAAGCGACAGGAACGCTTGGAGCAGGACTATGGGGAGCCCAAG GCCAGGGCTACCACAGATGGGGATGAGAGCACCCCATCCAGCCCTGGGGACCCAGCTCCGGGTCAGTGTAGTGAGGAAGAG GACTCACTGGATCTATCTAGCACTTTCGTGTCACTGGCTTTGCGCAAGGTTGGGGATTGGGCCCCCAGTACCCGCAGAGAGAAGACACTAAGCCAGAAGCCCCAAGGCAGGGGCCCAGGCCCCCAGGAGAAGACAGATCAAGAGGAAGGGAACCTTCCAAGAGAGGAGAGGCCCAGGCAGAGTCCTAAGCCACAG GCATCTCCAGGACTGCTGGCAGCTGCCTTACAGCGGAGCCAGGAACTGGCAA AGTTGGGCACCAGCTTTGCTCAAAATGGTTTCTACCAGGAGGCTGTGGTCCTCTTCACCCAGGCCATGAAGCTCAACCCTCAAGACCACCG GTTATTTGGAAATCGTTCCTTCTGCCATGAGCGTCTGAGTCAGCCAGTACGGGCCCTGGCTGATGCCCAGGTGGCCCTTACCCTAAGGCCTGGTTGGCCCCGGGGCCTCTTTCGCCTGGGAAAGGCCTTGATGGGACTACAG CGCTTTGAAGAGGCAGCTGCTATATTCCAAGAGACACTGAGAGGTGGGCCCCAGCCTGACGCGGCCCGGGAGCTCCACTCATGCCTCCTTCAGCTCACTCTG cAGGATCAGCGAGGAGGAATCTGTGTACCACCTCTGTCGACTGGAGTCCCCCAGCCACTTTCCCATGCTGAGCTGGGAGCCTCAGGCCTGCTCCCCATAAGTCGCCCTCCAAGCACTGCTCCAGGGGTCCCTGGCCATCTGTCTCCACCCTTGCATTATCTCCCATGTCACCTGAGCCACCCCACTGGGCCCTTCCCCCAGACTCACAGTAGAAGAC TGCCTCTCCATCTCCAGGACCCTTCAAAGGGCTGGGGCGTCCTGGGACTTGGGCCCCAGCACCTACCTCAGGCCAGATGA
- the LBX2 gene encoding transcription factor LBX2, whose translation MNSGREQRTPRTPFSITDILGQRMVPRPPSAPQLPESGPSPSSPLCALEELTSKTFRGLDGRALQPSEGRAARDALGPGPAGRKRRKSRTAFTAQQVLELERRFVFQKYLAPSERDGLATRLGLANAQVVTWFQNRRAKLKRDVEEMRADVASLRALSPGVLCNLALPDGAPGLSLGPSLGLSPAEPDSGVHLSDEEIQVDD comes from the exons ATGAACTCGGGACGCGAGCAACGGACACCCCGGACACCCTTCAGCATCACAGATATCCTAGGCCAGCGCATGGTCCCCCGACCACCCTCTGCGCCGCAGCTTCCAGAGTCGGGTCCCAGTCCGTCGTCGCCGCTGTGCGCACTGGAGGAGCTGACTAGTAAAACTTTCCGCGGACTTGACGGGCGCGCTCTGCAGCCCTCCGAAG GCCGGGCAGCCCGGGACGCGCTAGGCCCTGGCCCTGCCGGCCGCAAACGGCGCAAGTCCCGCACGGCGTTCACCGCGCAGCAGGTGCTGGAGCTGGAGCGGCGCTTTGTCTTCCAGAAGTACTTGGCGCCATCCGAGCGCGACGGGCTGGCCACGCGACTCGGACTGGCCAACGCGCAGGTCGTCACTTGGTTCCAGAACCGGCGCGCCAAACTCAAGCGCGACGTGGAGGAGATGCGCGCCGACGTCGCCTCGCTACGCGCCTTGTCCCCCGGAGTCCTTTGCAACCTGGCACTGCCCGACGGCGCTCCAGGCCTGAGCCTCGGTCCCAGCCTCGGTCTCAGCCCCGCCGAACCTGACTCCGGGGTCCACTTGTCAGACGAGGAGATACAGGTGGATGATTGA
- the WBP1 gene encoding WW domain-binding protein 1 isoform X2 has protein sequence MARASSGNGSEEAWGALRAPQHQLRELCPGVNNQPYLCESGHCCGETGCCTYYYELWWFWLLWTVLILFSCCCAFRHRRAKLRLQQQQRQHEINLLAYHGACHGAGPVPTGSLLDLRLLSAFKPPAYEDVVHRPGTPPPPYTVAPGCPLTASSEQTCCSSASSCPAPCEGTNVESVSSHQSAPPHQEGELGAGVSPAPTPPSCRYRRLTGDSGIELCPCPDSSEGEPVKEVRSSATPLDLEDHSPCALPPNPVPQVSSMGLASSEGDIP, from the exons ATGGCTCGGGCCAGCAGCGGGAACGGCAGCGAGGAGGCCTGGGGGGCACTTCGGGCACCGCAACATCAG CTTCGAGAGCTGTGCCCGGGAGTGAACAACCAGCCCTACCTTTGTGAGAGTGGTCACTGCTGCGGGGAGACTGGCTGCTGCACCTACTACTATGAGCTCTGGT GGTTCTGGCTGCTCTGGACTGTCCTTATCCTATTTAGCTGCTGTTGCGCCTTCCGCCACCGACGAGCTAAACTCCGGCTCCAACAACAGCAGCGGCAGCATGAGATCAACCTGTTGGCCTACCATGGGGCATGCCATGGAGCTGGCCCTGTCCCTACTGGTTCACTGCTTGACCTTC GCCTCCTCAGCGCCTTCAAACCCCCAGCCTACGAGGACGTGGTTCACCGACCAGGCACTCCACCACCTCCTTATACTGTGGCCCCAGGCTGCCCCTTGACTGCTTCCAGTGAACAAACTTGCTGCTCCTCTGCATCCAGCTGCCCTGCCCCCTGCGAGGGAACAAACGTGGAAAGTGTTTCCTCCCACCAGAGTGCCCCTCCTCATCAGGAGGGTGAGCTTGGGGCAGGGGTGAGCCCTGCCCCCACACCACCCTCCTGCCGCTATCGCCGCCTGACTGGTGACTCGGGTATCGAGCTCTGCCCCTGTCCTGACTCCAGCGAGGGTGAGCCAGTCAAGGAAGTGAGGTCTAGTGCCACCCCACTAGATCTGGAGGACCACTCCCCTTGTGCACTGCCCCCAAATCCTGTACCCCAGGTCTCTTCCATGGGGCTGGCTTCCAGTGAAGGGGACATCCCATAA
- the CCDC142 gene encoding coiled-coil domain-containing protein 142, whose amino-acid sequence MAQAARSGGLLPPLATASPLWAQPGGAGEEPRDGRRAGVLRGEAGGWPRLPVARSIPCLHPRTGGAPGGQPWLLEDAGEDHEADAADWRGEPVAGSPIPPVLRRLRAVLLRLHQEREQLLRARDCARLLQMAVRLLKTPSPGSASCDPSSLLQLCGDLHLHLPGGAVLRIGFRETLESLLLARPIGLAAQSLDAAIEMQLRALGRAPASPRLSSQLAELLLALPAYHGLQGKAMSHVPGAARPFPLARVLRLLTGERGCQVASRLDEALGRSGLRDQLRMWCHEERELLPGLLGLVGEVVGSASSSLGLGGAGALWSQYWTLLWGACAQSLDLNLGPWRDLRAAAQQLSQALSQASLPQECEKELTYLCHSLLHQSLIWSWDQGFCQALGSALGDQSSLPSSSCTAELLQQLFPPLLDALREPRPGLIVCRSPGPAPIALGLCTLQTTLLWLSGRAQQYLATWAPGSFLLLIQKDLPLLLDEAEALSSLASEESSALEVEQQLGLEIQKLTEQIQLLPEKSLSLFSQECHKQAIHGFKIHMPRGRYWRLRLCPELPRVPSEYAGLVVRTILEPVLQGLQGLPPEAQAPALSQALTAILGAWLDHILTHGIRFSLQGALQLRRDFGVVRELLEEEQWGLSPDLRQTLLMLSIFQQLDGALLCLLQQPLPKSQVHRRPPCCCACNEIQTTEFPSSSLNSLENLETPLQPGTSPAQTAQLLSTLRGGGPSPEVYLVGNQQAWLALRQHQRPSWHLPFLSCLGTSPES is encoded by the exons ATGGCCCAGGCGGCTCGCTCCGGTGGCCTTCTGCCTCCGCTCGCTACCGCTTCCCCGCTGTGGGCGCAACCCGGGGGCGCTGGGGAGGAGCCGCGGGACGGAAGGCGGGCGGGCGTTCTTCGCGGGGAGGCTGGTGGCTGGCCAAGGCTACCGGTTGCCAGGAGCATCCCCTGTCTGCACCCGCGGACCGGcggagctccaggagggcagccaTGGTTGCTGGAGGACGCAGGCGAGGACCACGAGGCTGATGCTGCTGACTGGAGAGGAGAGCCCGTAGCGGGCAGCCCGATCCCTCCCGTGCTAAGGCGTCTCCGGGCTGTGTTGCTGCGGCTGCACCAAGAGCGAGAGCAGCTCCTCCGAGCCCGGGACTGCGCCCGCCTCCTGCAGATGGCCGTGCGCCTCCTGAAGACCCCGAGTCCCGGCTCAGCGTCCTGCGACCCTAGCTCTTTGCTCCAGCTGTGCGGCGACCTGCATCTTCACCTTCCCGGAGGGGCAGTCCTGCGAATCGGCTTTCGGGAGACTCTGGAGTCGCTACTCCTGGCGCGCCCCATTGGACTAGCTGCCCAGAGCCTGGATGCTGCCATCGAGATGCAGCTTCGCGCTCTGGGACGGGCGCCCGCCAGCCCACGCCTGTCGTCCCAACTCGCCGAGCTGCTGCTGGCACTTCCCGCCTACCACGGGCTGCAGGGAAAAGCCATGAGCCACGTCCCAGGGGCTGCGCGTCCTTTCCCCCTTGCCCGTGTGCTCCGCCTCTTGACAGGGGAGCGGGGTTGCCAGGTGGCAAGTCGGCTGGATGAGGCGTTGGGGAGATCGGGATTGCGTGACCAGCTCCGCATGTGGTGCCATGAGGAGCGGGAGCTGCTACCAGGGCTGCTGGGCTTGGTGGGGGAAGTGGTTGGTTCAGCCAGCAGTAGCCTGGGGCTTGGAGGGGCCGGAGCCCTGTGGAGCCAATATTGGACCCTGCTGTGGGGAGCTTGCGCTCAGAGTCTGGACCTAAATCTGGGACCCTGGAGGGACCTCAGGGCAGCAGCACAACAACTGAGTCAGGCACTGAGTCAGG CATCCCTGCCTCAGGAGTGTGAGAAGGAGCTGACTTATTTGTGTCACAGTCTACTTCATCAGTCTCTTATCTGGAGCTGGGACCAAG GTTTCTGCCAGGCCTTGGGATCAGCTCTTGGGGATCAGAGCAGCCTTCCCTCATCCTCGTGTACTGCAGAACTTTTGCAAcagctctttcctcctctcttggATGCCCTTCGAGAGCCCAGGCCCGGACTGATTGTCTGTCGGTCTCCAG GTCCTGCACCCATCGCCCTGGGACTCTGTACTCTGCAGACTACCTTGCTCTGGTTGTCGGGCAGAGCTCAGCAGTACCTGGCAACATGGGCCCCAGGTTCCTTTCTGCTCCTGATCCAAAAGGACTTACCT CTTCTACTGGATGAGGCAGAAGCTCTGTCTAGCCTGGCCTCAGAGGAAAGCTCAGCTCTGGAGGTGGAGCAGCAGCTGGGCCTGGAGATCCAGAAGCTGACTGAACAGATCCAG CTTCTCCCAGAAAAGTCACTAAGTCTCTTTTCTCAAGAATGCCACAAACAAGCCATACATGGTTTCAAGATCCACATGCCACGGGGTCGGTACTGGCGGCTTCGTCTCTGTCCTG AACTTCCCCGTGTTCCTAGTGAGTATGCTGGATTAGTAGTCCGCACCATACTGGAGCCTGTGTTGCAGGGATTGCAGGGATTGCCACCTGAAGCCCAGGCTCCTGCCCTCAGTCAGGCTCTGACAGCCATCCTAGGTGCCTGGCTTGACCACATCCTCACCCATGGGATCCGGTTCAG CCTGCAGGGGGCACTACAGCTCAGACGAGACTTTGGAGTGGTCAGGGAGTTACTGGAAGAAGAGCAGTGGGGCCTGTCCCCAGATCTTCGCCAGACTCTGCTTATGCTCAGCATCTTCCAGCAATTGGATGGGGCCCTGCTGTGCCTGTTGCAGCAGCCCCTGCCCAAGTCTCAAGTCCACAGGAGGCCCCCCTGTTGCT GTGCTTGTAATGAGATCCAGACCACAGAATTTCCCAGCAGCAGCCTCAACAGCCTGGAGAACTTGGAGACACCCCTCCAGCCTGGAACATCCCCAGCCCAGACAGCTCAGCTGCTAAGCACACTGAGGGGAGGAGGACCTAGCCCTGAAGTTTACCTGGTGGGAAATCAGCAGGCATGGCTTGCCCTGAGGCAGCATCAGCGCCCCAGCTGGCAcctgccttttctttcctgcttGGGGACCAGTCCTGAATCTTAA
- the WBP1 gene encoding WW domain-binding protein 1 isoform X1, whose protein sequence is MARASSGNGSEEAWGALRAPQHQSPAASSLEGAIWRRAGTQTRALDTILYHPEQSHLLRELCPGVNNQPYLCESGHCCGETGCCTYYYELWWFWLLWTVLILFSCCCAFRHRRAKLRLQQQQRQHEINLLAYHGACHGAGPVPTGSLLDLRLLSAFKPPAYEDVVHRPGTPPPPYTVAPGCPLTASSEQTCCSSASSCPAPCEGTNVESVSSHQSAPPHQEGELGAGVSPAPTPPSCRYRRLTGDSGIELCPCPDSSEGEPVKEVRSSATPLDLEDHSPCALPPNPVPQVSSMGLASSEGDIP, encoded by the exons ATGGCTCGGGCCAGCAGCGGGAACGGCAGCGAGGAGGCCTGGGGGGCACTTCGGGCACCGCAACATCAG AGTCCGGCAGCGTCTTCTCTTGAGGGAGCAATTTGGAGAAGAGCTGGAACCCAGACTCGCGCCTTGGATACCATCCTTTATCATCCAGAGCAATCCCATCTG CTTCGAGAGCTGTGCCCGGGAGTGAACAACCAGCCCTACCTTTGTGAGAGTGGTCACTGCTGCGGGGAGACTGGCTGCTGCACCTACTACTATGAGCTCTGGT GGTTCTGGCTGCTCTGGACTGTCCTTATCCTATTTAGCTGCTGTTGCGCCTTCCGCCACCGACGAGCTAAACTCCGGCTCCAACAACAGCAGCGGCAGCATGAGATCAACCTGTTGGCCTACCATGGGGCATGCCATGGAGCTGGCCCTGTCCCTACTGGTTCACTGCTTGACCTTC GCCTCCTCAGCGCCTTCAAACCCCCAGCCTACGAGGACGTGGTTCACCGACCAGGCACTCCACCACCTCCTTATACTGTGGCCCCAGGCTGCCCCTTGACTGCTTCCAGTGAACAAACTTGCTGCTCCTCTGCATCCAGCTGCCCTGCCCCCTGCGAGGGAACAAACGTGGAAAGTGTTTCCTCCCACCAGAGTGCCCCTCCTCATCAGGAGGGTGAGCTTGGGGCAGGGGTGAGCCCTGCCCCCACACCACCCTCCTGCCGCTATCGCCGCCTGACTGGTGACTCGGGTATCGAGCTCTGCCCCTGTCCTGACTCCAGCGAGGGTGAGCCAGTCAAGGAAGTGAGGTCTAGTGCCACCCCACTAGATCTGGAGGACCACTCCCCTTGTGCACTGCCCCCAAATCCTGTACCCCAGGTCTCTTCCATGGGGCTGGCTTCCAGTGAAGGGGACATCCCATAA
- the MRPL53 gene encoding 39S ribosomal protein L53, mitochondrial: MASALARLGLRSVKQVRVQFCPFENNVESTRTFLQAVSSEKVRSTNLNCSVIADVRHDGSEPCVDVLFGDGHRLIMRGAHLTAQEMITAFASHIRARSEAGSGDKPGADTGR, encoded by the exons ATGGCCTCCGCCTTGGCTCGGCTTGGTCTCCGGTCCGTTAAGCAGGTTCGGGTTCAATTCTGCCCCTTCGAGAACAACGTGGAATCCACGAG AACCTTTCTCCAGGCGGTGAGCAGCGAGAAGGTCCGCTCCACCAATCTCAACTGCTCTGTAATTGCGGATGTGAGGCACGACGGCTCCGAGCCCTGCGTGGACGTGCTATTTG GAGACGGACATCGCCTGATTATGCGCGGCGCCCATCTCACCGCTCAGGAAATGATCACTGCCTTCGCCTCCCATATCCGGGCCAGGAGCGAGGCGGGGAGTGGGGACAAGCCGGGCGCTGATACTGGCCGCTGA
- the MOGS gene encoding mannosyl-oligosaccharide glucosidase gives MARGERWRRAAPADGARTAQRAARGGPGRRDGRGGGVRGSTGGVALAVVVLSLALGLSGRWMLAWHRARRAVTLHSAPPALPPDSSSPAVAPDLFWGTYRPHVYFGMKTRSPKPLLTGLMWVQQGTTPGTPKLRHTCEQGDGVGPYGWEFHDGLSFGRQHIQDGALRLTTEFVKRPGGQHGGDWSWRVTVEPQASGTSALPLVSLFFYVVTDGKEVLLPEVGTKGQLKFISGHTSELGDFRFTLMPPTSPGDTAPKYGSYNVFWSSNPGLPLLTEMVKSRLNSWFQHRAPGASPERYLGLPGSLKWEDRGPSGQGQFLVQQVTLKIPFSLEFVFESGSAQAEGNQALEQLAGSLLTQALESHAEAFRERFEKTFKLKEKGLTPGEQALGQAALSGLLGGIGYFYGQGLVLPDMGVEGSEQKVDPALFPPVPLFTAVPSRSFFPRGFLWDEGFHQLVVQRWDPGLTREALGHWLGLLNADGWIGREQVLGDEARARVPPEFLVQRAAHANPPTLLLPVAHMLQNGDPADLAFLQKAFPRLYAWFSWLHQSQEGPVPLSYRWRGRDPALPTLLNPKTLPSGLDDYPRASHPSVTERHLDLRCWVALGARVLTRLAEHLGEAEVAAELGPLAASLEAEESLDELHWAPELGFFADFGNHTKAVQLKPRPPQGLVRVVGRPQPRLQHVDALGYVSLFPLLLRLLDPNSPRLGPLLDILADSRHLWSPFGLRSLAASSPFYGQRNSEHDPPYWRGAVWLNVNYLALGALHHYGHLEGPHQAWAAKLHSELRANVVGNVWRQYQATGFLWEQYSDRDGRGMGCRPFQGWTSLVLLAMAEDY, from the exons ATGGCTCGGGGAGAGCGGTGGCGCCGCGCAGCGCCGGCAGATGGAGCGCGGACAGCCCAGAGGGCGGCTCGGGGCGGCCCCGGGCGACGGGACGGCCGGGGCGGTGGGGTCCGTGGCTCGACTGGGGGAGTGGCTCTGGCCGTTGTGGTCCTGTCTTTGGCTCTGGGCCTGTCGGGGCGCTGGATGCTGGCGTGGCACCGTGCGCGGCGGGCGGTCACGCTGCACTCTGCACCCCCTGCGCTGCCCCCTGACTCCTCCAGCCCTGCCGTGGCTCCAGACCTCTTCTGGGGAACCTACCGCCCTCACGTCTACTTCGGCATGAAGACTCGCAGCCCGAAGCCCCTCCTCACCG GACTGATGTGGGTGCAGCAGGGCACCACCCCAGGGACCCCTAAGCTCAGGCACACGTGTGAGCAGGGGGACGGCGTGGGTCCCTATGGCTGGGAGTTCCACGACGGTCTTTCCTTCGGGCGGCAACACATCCAGGATGGGGCCTTAAGGCTCACGACTGAGTTCGTCAAGAGGCCTGGGGGTCAGCACGGAGGGGACTGGAGCTGGAGAGTGACTGTAGAGCCTCAG GCCTCGGGTACCTCTGCCCTCCCTTTGGTCTCCCTGTTTTTCTATGTGGTGACAGATGGCAAGGAAGTCCTGCTACCAGAGGTTGGGACCAAGGGGCAGTTGAAGTTCATCAGCGGGCACACCAGTGAACTTGGTGACTTCCGCTTTACACTTATGCCACCAACCAGTCCAGGGGATACTGCCCCCAAGTATGGCAG CTACAATGTCTTCTGGTCCTCCAACCCAGGACTGCCCCTGCTGACAGAGATGGTAAAGAGTCGCCTAAATAGCTGGTTTCAGCATCGGGCCCCAGGAGCCTCCCCTGAACGCTATCTCGGCTTGCCAGGATCTCTGAAGTGGGAGGACAGAGGCCCAAGTGGGCAAGGGCAATTCTTGGTACAGCAGGTGACACTAAAAATCCCCTTTTCCTTGGAGTTTGTGTTTGAATCAGGCAGTGCCCAGGCAGAAGGAAACCAAGCCCTAGAGCAGCTGGCAGGCAGCCTACTGACCCAGGCCCTGGAGAGCCATGCTGAAGCCTTTAGAGAGCGCTTTGAGAAGACCTTCAAGCTGAAGGAGAAGGGGCTGACCCCTGGGGAGCAGGCTTTGGGTCAGGCTGCCCTCAGTGGCCTCCTTGGCGGGATTGGCTACTTCTATGGACAGGGTCTGGTATTGCCAGACATGGGGGTGGAAGGGTCTGAGCAGAAGGTGGACCCAGCCCTCTTTCCACCTGTCCCTCTTTTCACTGCTGTGCCCTCCCGGTCATTCTTCCCACGAGGGTTTCTTTGGGATGAGGGCTTTCACCAGTTGGTGGTACAGCGGTGGGATCCTGGCCTCACCCGGGAAGCCCTAGGCCACTGGCTGGGGCTGCTCAATGCTGATGGCTGGATTGGGCGGGAGCAGGTACTGGGGGATGAGGCCCGAGCCCGGGTGCCTCCAGAATTCCTGGTGCAGCGGGCAGCTCATGCTAACCCCCCAACCTTACTTTTGCCTGTAGCCCACATGCTACAGAATGGTGACCCTGCTGACTTGGCCTTCCTCCAAAAGGCCTTCCCTCGCCTGTACGCTTGGTTCTCCTGGCTCCaccagagccaggaggggccagtACCACTATCTTACCGCTGGCGGGGCCGGGACCCAGCCTTGCCAACCCTACTGAACCCCAAGACACTGCCTTCGGGCCTGGATGACTACCCCCGGGCTTCACATCCTTCAGTCACTGAGCGTCACCTGGACCTGCGATGCTGGGTGGCACTAGGTGCCCGTGTGCTGACGCGGCTGGCAGAACAtctgggggaggctgaggtggctgcTGAGCTGGGCCCACTGGCTGCTTCACTGGAGGCGGAGGAGAGTCTGGATGAGCTGCACTGGGCCCCAGAGCTAGGGTTCTTTGCAGACTTTGGGAACCACACAAAAGCTGTACAGCTGAAGCCTAGGCCCCCTCAGGGGCTGGTTCGGGTGGTGGGCAGGCCCCAGCCTCGTTTGCAACATGTGGATGCCCTGGGCTATGTCAGTCTTTTTCCCTTGCTGCTGAGGTTGCTGGACCCCAACTCACCCCGCCTTGGGCCCCTGCTGGACATTCTAGCTGACAGCCGCCATCTCTGGAGCCCCTTTGGTTTACGCTCCCTTGCAGCCTCTAGCCCCTTTTATGGCCAGCGCAATTCAGAACATGATCCTCCCTACTGGCGGGGTGCTGTGTGGCTCAATGTCAACTACCTGGCCTTGGGCGCGCTCCACCACTATGGGCACCTGGAAGGTCCCCACCAGGCCTGGGCTGCCAAACTCCACAGTGAGCTGCGGGCTAATGTGGTGGGCAATGTATGGCGGCAGTATCAGGCCACAGGCTTCCTGTGGGAGCAGTACAGTGACCGGGATGGGCGGGGCATGGGCTGCCGCCCTTTCCAGGGCTGGACTAGCCTTGTCTTACTGGCCATGGCCGAAGACTACTGA